In a genomic window of Leishmania donovani BPK282A1 complete genome, chromosome 32:
- a CDS encoding protein kinase, putative — MDKYQRVKVLGKGSFGSAILIKRKTDGLLFVVKEVGMTRMSKKERDEARHECTVLQQLQHPNIVRYVEQFENNNNLYIVMEYCDGGDLAEKVKHSRGPMKESSMLYYFSQICLAIEYLHARHILHRDIKTMNVFLMKNGAVKLGDFGISTVLRTTMGMANTVCGTPYYFSPELCRNRPYNNKSDIWALGVLLYECATGGRHPFDGTSMNQLMQRIVQGHYAPLSSQYSSDFRKMVDWCLQKDPAKRPSIKQTLALPLMRRSLEQLEENLMLATQCRVRLKDIIDFEGGMDQEERKGSSPQPSPKLSPRAVAKDGVSPGQAAALAMARQNLSPVFQPPTTPSHSPMASPERGGGAPAAVGPKPSAAVPQSPTASPKQGNEAHRFYSPCQKRPIANPLLPGGGARPAPAESPSGAVPPPLAQRPLEEPHHTPPLRIKVTLGGAGDRRGLAAAALPAAAAAPAPGPSPNAADAFHADMRRVDAIIARYGRNSDEKAKETIHAYMRRKHEAYLKRQKEEIEARERRNRMRKEELRRVLENQRMAVSPLRNNDPRNSPHLNNINMNGYPDDRSPRRGSPQPRAKPENVHLPSRSPPSSPLQDKEPVSARTPTNAEPAVFGRDPRRGAPPGEPASRPTTPQQQRVLQQPPSPAAAAPNGNPLPQTPPRRVLYAANSPQQAHPPSQNRTGAPEARRAVTPDPLHSPPSRLGAPRGAAFDIDRRSLPNSKPEAASGGQKAPLTAGLGGGIDGHRMVLQTSQQHLPQPRRPMDAEQLPARRDRRESRVLEDAAVGRRPSALSPISGDPHDHCSPRQAAAAAPERASLSAGDPRLQRPGRALQRYLKPLGGRGEDGVSPLPSPTSAQSPRRGAAGVDRGHRGSSGVPPPVKSKALVSAGNANPPSSAPGELADIPRTAAHSTRAQASPCTPVKEALRALRRSKVQAGAPAPPPSSAMAAGMKDLPAIITSPEHERGARRNHPRYRLEEAALYRGMRREQPSREDERVLVDEHRKPHHAEVSAVPNTLEALRSLRAQQDKAMRAEGGAREEVNPGGQLALLKQRQRMQQRPRQGSTSSSASVPLAPRLMTRATEAAASPRSEVPSGYDRKTPVPRDNAAARPSAAHVTALSLGDVNRGAAPSRAAPPSAHAGAPPSPNPSTGGGAGVQSSMEGYAEMLQHLKDLLQRRRVSSAGGASAPTSPTTAASAPSAIENPRDPGARSPISMRNRALPPPLNPSPLGGVDMSCASDSGDSGVLVSPPHLKATRPLHPQPNAVPVVNVRPGCDAEEEDDDDFEDAVPLSPVRCTELNDAYARQQDQQEQKWRHAQEDVYTSDVDLTSAAMEEELEGEEGYTDYHKRPSSKELPKGIKS, encoded by the coding sequence ATGGACAAGTACCAAAGGGTGAAGGTCCTCGGGAAGGGCAGCTTTGGCAGCGCCATCCTCATCAAGCGCAAGACGGATGGGCTCCTGTTCGTGGTAAAGGAGGTGGggatgacgaggatgagCAAGAAAGAGCGAGACGAGGCGCGGCACGAGTGTACCGtgttgcagcagctgcaacacCCCAACATTGTCCGCTACGTCGAACAGTTTGAGAATAACAACAACCTTTACATTGTCATGGAATACTGCGACGGTGGAGACTTGGCGGAGAAGGTGAAGCACAGCCGCGGCCCTATGAAGGAGTCGAGCATGCTGTACTACTTCTCGCAAATCTGCCTCGCGATAGAGTACCTGCACGCTCGCCACATCCTGCACCGCGACATCAAAACCATGAACGTCTTCCTCATGAAAAACGGCGCGGTGAAGCTCGGCGACTTTGGCATatcgacggtgctgcgcacAACGATGGGCATGGCGAACACGGTGTGCGGGACCCCCTACTACTTCTCCCCGGAGCTGTGCCGCAACCGGCCGTACAATAACAAGAGCGACATCTGGGCTctcggcgtgctgctgtacGAGTGTGCCACCGGTGGGCGCCACCCATTCGACGGCACCAGCATGAATCAGCTCATGCAGCGCATTGTGCAGGGCCACTACGCGCCCCTCTCCAGCCAGTACTCCTCGGACTTCCGCAAGATGGTTGACTGGTGTCTCCAGAAGGACCCAGCTAAGCGGCCCAGCATCAAGCAGACACTCGCcctgccgctgatgcgccGCTCTCTTGAGCAGCTAGAGGAGAACTTAATGCTCGCCACCCAGTGCCGGGTGCGCTTAAAGGACATCATCGACTTCGAAGGCGGCATGGATCAGGAGGAGCGCAAGGGCAGCTCTCCGCAGCCCTCTCCGAAGCTCTCCCCTCGCGCAGTCGCCAAGGACGGGGTATCACCTGGGCAGGCGGCTGCTCTCGCGATGGCGCGTCAAAATTTATCCCCAGTATTCCAGCCACCGACGACGCCATCGCATTCGCCGATGGCCTCCCCCgaacgcggcggtggcgcgccagcggcggtggggccAAAGCCGTCCGCTGCCGTCCCGCAAAGCCCCACGGCGAGTCCAAAGCAAGGCAACGAAGCTCACCGCTTCTACAGTCCCTGCCAGAAGAGACCCATCGCCAATCCTCTGCTGCcgggcggtggcgccagACCCGCTCCAGCCGAATCCCCGAGCGGTGCTGTCCCCCCGCCCCTCGCCCAGCGACCTCTTGAGGAGCCGCATCACACACCTCCGCTGCGCATCAAAGTTACcctcggcggtgctgggGATCGGCGTGgtcttgccgctgcagcattgccagcagcggcagcggcaccggcccCTGGGCCCTCTCCCAATGCAGCGGATGCATTTCACGCTGATATGCGCCGTGTGGACGCCATCATAGCCCGGTACGGCCGCAACTCGGACGAGAAGGCAAAAGAGACGATCCACGCGTACATGCGTCGCAAGCACGAGGCGTACCTGAAGCGGCAGAAGGAAGAAATCGAGGCCCGTGAGCGACGCAACAGGATGCGCAAAGAAGAACTGCGCCGCGTTCTGGAGAATCAGCGGATGGCtgtttctcctctccgcAACAACGACCCCCGCAACAGCCCGCATCTGAACAACATCAACATGAACGGGTACCCTGATGATCGCTCGCCGCGCAGAGGCAGTCCACAGCCCCGCGCCAAGCCGGAGAACGTTCACCTGCCCTCCCGCTCcccgccgtcatcgccacTACAGGATAAAGAGCCCGTCTCGGCCCGCACACCGACCAACGCAGAACCAGCCGTCTTTGGCCGTGACCCGCGTCGCGGCGCCCCTCCTGGAGAGCCTGCAAGCCGCCCCAcgacaccgcagcagcagcgcgtgctACAACAGCCGCCTAgtccagcggcagccgctccgaACGGAAATCCCctgccgcagacgccgccgcgcagagTCTTGTACGCGGCGAACTCGCCACAACAGgcgcaccctccctctcaaaACCGCACCGGGGCACCGGAGGCACGCCGCGCCGTCACTCCTGACCCACTgcactcgccgccgtcgcgacTCGGCGCCCCGCGTGGCGCCGCCTTCGACATCGACCGGCGATCTTTGCCCAATTCAAAGCCGGAGGCAGCCAGTGGAGGCCAAAAGGCGCCGCTCACTGCCGGCCTTGGCGGTGGCATTGACGGCCACCGGATGGTGCTGCAGACGAGCCAACAGCATCTGCCGCAGCCCCGTCGTCCCATGgacgcggagcagctgccTGCACGTCGCGACAGGCGTGAGTCTCGTGTGCTTGAAGATGCCGCGGTGGGGCGccgcccctccgccctctcccccattTCTGGCGATCCTCATGACCACTGCTCACCCCGCcaggctgcggctgctgcgccagagCGCGCCTCCCTGAGCGCTGGCGACCCTCGCCTTCAACGACCGggccgtgcgctgcagcggtatTTGAAGCCGCTCGGCGGGCGCGGCGAGGATGGTGTGTCACCTTTGCCGAGTCCGACCTCTGCTCAGAGCCCCAGAcggggtgctgctggagtTGATCGCGGTCATAGAGGATCCTCTGGTGTACCACCTCCTGTGAAGTCGAAGGCGCTGGTCAGCGCTGGCAATGCGAACCCGCCATCGTCGGCACCGGGGGAGCTGGCAGACATCCcacgcaccgcagcgcactcTACGAGAGCGCAGGCGAGCCCTTGTACACCAGTGAAGGAGGCGCTTCGTGCACTGCGTCGCAGCAAGGTGCAGGCaggcgcaccggcacctcCACCCTCATCCGCGATGGCGGCTGGGATGAAGGATCTGCCGGCGATCATCACCTCTCCTGAGCACGAGCGTGGGGCGCGTCGCAACCATCCACGATACCGATTGGAAGAAGCCGCCTTGTACCGCGGTATGAGGCGTGAGCAACCCTCTCGTGAAGACGAACGGGTCTTGGTGGATGAGCACCGCAAGCCGCACCACGCAGAGGTGTCCGCCGTGCCGAATacgctggaggcgctgcgcagttTGCGTGCGCAGCAAGACAAGGCCAtgagggcggagggcggcgccagGGAGGAGGTCAATCCTGGAGGGCAGCTTGCGCTactgaagcagcggcagcggatgcaACAGCGACCACGGCAGGGGTCGACGTCTTCGTCTGCGTCGGttccgctggcgccgcggctcATGACACGAGCCACGGAGGCTGCGGCGTCTCCCAGGTCGGAGGTGCCTTCCGGCTATGACAGGAAGACTCCGGTGCCTCGCGATAacgcagcagctcgaccTTCGGCGGCGCACGTGACAGCGCTTTCGTTGGGTGACGTTaaccgcggcgctgctccatcgcgagcagctccgccatcgGCCCATGCTggtgcaccgccgtcgcccaaCCCATCAACCGGTGGCGGGGCCGGCGTTCAGAGCTCGATGGAGGGGTATGCGGagatgctgcagcacctcaaAGACCTCCTTCAGCGCAGGcgcgtgagcagcgccggcggtgctAGCGCCCCTACCTCACCGACGACCGCTGCCTCGGCACCGTCTGCGATAGAAAACCCACGTGACCCGGGGGCGCGGTCGCCGATATCGATGCGGAACCGCGCGTTGCCTCCGCCACTGAATCCGAGTCCGCTGGGCGGCGTTGACATGAGTTGCGCGAGCGACAGCGGTGACTCCGGCGTTCTCGTGTCTCCGCCGCACCTTAAGGCGACGAGGCCGCTGCACCCTCAACCGAACGCTGTTCCCGTTGTGAACGTGCGCCCCGGCTgcgacgcggaggaggaagacgacgacgacttcgAAGACGCTGTTCCGCTGTCGCCAGTGCGATGTACTGAGCTCAACGACGCCTACGCCCGCCAGCAAGACCAGCAGGAGCAGAAATGGCGTCATGCACAGGAGGACGTGTACACGAGCGACGTGGACTTGacatcggcggcgatggaagaggagctggaaggcgaggaagggTACACGGACTACCACAAACGGCCGTCTTCCAAAGAGCTGCCGAAGGGCATCAAGTCCTGA